A single window of Hippocampus zosterae strain Florida chromosome 15, ASM2543408v3, whole genome shotgun sequence DNA harbors:
- the carmil3 gene encoding capping protein, Arp2/3 and myosin-I linker protein 3 isoform X9: MRIGSEVVDQVLHTVSKSNSLEELTLENAGLKSDFPQKMATALSENPGSMIHSLNLAHNTLDNQGVSNLIQQVCRLNKGLRLLNLSKTSLSSKGVVSLSQALCSSDDYSNSLLHLDLSKNPGVLSGEDATNLYLFLAQPNCLVHLDLSGTDCTVDSLFGALLRGCCADLSDLNLAKNCFSNRKARDSLPTFRQFFSSAFSLTRVSLASMKVPPDWLRALFLGLSNNPHITDLQLDISACELRSAGAAVLQELFPRVSCVGTLDISDNGLDSDLQAVIPAFSRHPSLKHLMLGKNFNIKGRVLDDILQKLVHLVQEEECVLQTLSLADSRLRQRGTLLVNALGSNTCLRKVDLSGNGLEDSGAKMLSKALQINTTLRSVAWDRNNTTATGFQDVARALEHNFTLQYMPLPLSDATQAYRSAPEKTDQALIKIQRALLRNNQTQRFSQKQALRLHQGLVTSTAEQVMERLCVRVQQQIGVLKGCEEAEEVQTARQILKEARNSKALFPSLCELAHVLSVDGPVRQRLDTLAGELARAADKELQVVVDSMVSLCHELCPMSCSAAERLSPPLSSISEQVSIPRSSIRNALMERASEDINRALEEVKLSVVSYLTNSIVDQILQELYTTHKTLVLLRQVSQAKRWDDAGTGRHTIRQSRVAESLEFPDSEDVGVHLGIDTMAIKKRSSRTRRIRPVSTRPSLADEPSASPTPSAPPPSAQFSHSASWECLSTLPTNGSPLRHVTHVRPRPPRRHRAVHLPPESHYFENGGVSTLEDGLPDFYSKRVLPDRHQLSSIHQAQSLRRKKRRSVLSIFSGFRKNRNSTISNQELDMSENVYSMIQHPKDVGKADHSALGANGTVPSPRVGQGVPAQGLRPASPSCLIQRQSTDLVSMVYSCIGADIEESDASGNCDTKATQESISEADDNHTNAHLASSKQLAHRQERIVPLTAPQTDSDEDAPRSRRGASGAAGSLRPEPPPQSTKPSLAAMRQRHLQESLAEAGRLEAREEQTERKREEKERTRGPEGQRPLIPAKPCLDLARDKTSPENAKISPEISPVSREGADAQRSAPLAASVSYEEVTSREWRSPPAPVEPEMDSAADGALGKGKNEDQNGFAAPSRGTRKSNSFDTVPRHVPSGMERGSHCDLERFSDARLCVKKPSFPQKRNRSLDYPAGTRCSASPHHGNHDAL; encoded by the exons gGATTTCCCCCAGAAAATGGCAACAGCACTGTCAGAGAACCCAGGCTCCATGATTCACTCTCTCAACCTGGCTCACAACACGCTTGACAACCAAG GAGTTTCCAATCTGATTCAACAAGTGTGTCGTCTCAACAAGGGCCTCCGTCTCCTCAATCTCTCCAAGACGTCGCTTTCTTCCAAAG GCGTTGTGTCTCTGTCCCAGGCATTGTGTTCCAGTGACGACTACTCCAATTCTTTGTTGCACCTGGACCTCAGTAAAAACCCAGGAGTTCTGTCTGGAGAGGATGCCACG AATCTGTACCTCTTCCTTGCCCAGCCCAACTGTCTTGTCCATTTGGACCTGTCTGGGACGGACTGCACAGTGGACTCG TTGTTTGGAGCCTTGCTGAGAGGCTGCTGCGCGGACCTTTCCGACCTGAACCTGGCTAAGAATTGCTTCTCCAATAG GAAAGCGAGAGATTCTCTGCCAACTTTCCGGCAATTCTTCAGCTCAGCCTTCAGCCTGACTCGTGTCAGCctggcctccatgaaggttccTCCCGACTGGCTGAG AGCGCTCTTCCTTGGCCTGTCAAATAACCCCCATATCACCGATTTGCAGTTAGACATCAGCGCCTGTGAG CTAAGGTCTGCGGGTGCCGCGGTTCTTCAGGAGCTCTTTCCAAGAGTTTCGTGCGTTGGGACTTTAGACATCTCCGATAATG GCTTGGATTCTGACTTGCAGGCCGTCATCCCGGCATTCTCAAGACACCCCTCCCTCAAACACCTGATGCTGGGGAAGAACTTCAACATCAAGGGCAG GGTGCTGGATGACATACTGCAGAAACTGGTTCATTTGGTGCAAGAGGAAGAGTGT GTCCTGCAGACTCTCTCTTTGGCTGACTCAAGACTACGCCAGCGGGGCACCCTGTTGGTCAACGCTCTGGGCTCGAACACGTGCCTGCGGAAGGTGGACTTGAGCGGCAACGGCCTGGAGGATTCGGGAGCAAAGATGCTGAGTAAAGCCCTGCAAATTAATACGACACTCAG AAGCGTCGCATGGGATCGCAACAACACCACGGCGACAGGCTTCCAAGATGTGGCCAGAGCATTGGAGCA CAACTTTACACTGCAGTATATGCCCCTCCCCCTCAGTGACGCCACACAGGCGTATCGCAGTGCCCCAGAGAAGACCGACCAAGCCCTGAtcaag ATCCAGCGAGCCCTGCTGAGAAACAACCAAACGCAACGTTTCTCTCAAAAGCAAGCTCTCAGGCTGCATCAAGGCCTCGTCACCAGTACGGCCGAACAG GTGATGGAACGTTTGTGCGTGCGGGTGCAACAACAGATCGGCGTCCTGAAGGGCTGTGAGGAAGCTGAGGAGGTCCAAACAGCCAGGCAGATTCTTAAGGAAGCCAGAAACTCCAAAGCG ctctTCCCTTCCCTATGTGAGCTGGCTCATGTGTTGTCCGTGGATGGTCCAGTCAGACAACGACTGGATACTCTAGCCGGGGAGCTAGCGAGGGCTGCCGACAAAGAGCTGCAG GTGGTCGTGGACTCCATGGTGTCTCTGTGCCACGAGTTGTGCCCCATGTCCTGCTCAGCTGCCGAGAGACTCAGCCCGCCTCTCTCGTCCATCTCTGAGCAAGTTTCCATCCCTCGCTCTTCCATCCGCAACGCCCTCATGGAGAGAGCGTCCGAGGATATTAACAGAGCCCTAGA GGAGGTGAAGTTGTCCGTCGTGTCCTACTTAACCAACTCCATCGTGGATCAGATTCTGCAAGAACTCTACACGACCCATAAAACGCTGGTACTG CTGCGGCAGGTGTCTCAGGCCAAGCGCTGGGATGATGCGGGGACAGGAAGACATACGATCAGACAATCCAGAGTCGCGGAGTCTCTGGAATTCCCGGATTCTGAGGATGTGGGCGTCCACCTGGGAATA GACACCATGGCTATAAAGAAACGGAGCTCCAGAACCAGAAGAATCCGTCCCGTCTCCACCAGACCAA GTCTGGCAGATGAGCCCAGCGCCTCCCCCACGCCCTCTGCTCCTCCCCCCTCCGCCCAATTTTCCCACTCGGCATCCTGGGAGTGCCTGTCCACCCTTCCCACCAACGGCTCGCCTTTGCGCCATGTGACCCACGTAAGGCCCCGCCCTCCACGGAGACACAGAGCAGTTCACCTTCCCCCAGAATCT CATTACTTTGAGAACGGAGGAGTCAGTACACTGGAGGATGGACTGCCAGACTTCTACAGCAAGAGGGTTCTTCCTGACAGGca TCAGTTGTCGTCCATCCATCAGGCTCAGTctctgaggaggaaaaaaagacgcAGCGTGTTGTCcattttctccggtttccgCAAGAATCGCAACTCCACCATATCAAACCAGGAGTTGGA CATGTCAGAGAATGTGTACTCGATGATTCAGCATCCAAAGGACGTCGGGAAAGCAGATCATTCCGCGCTTGGAGCAAACGGCACCGTGCCGTCACCTCGGGTCGGACAAGGCGTCCCTGCGCAAGGCTTGAGGCCCGCCAGCCCCTCTTGCCTTATTCAGAGACAG TCCACCGACCTGGTCAGCATGGTGTACAGCTGCATCGGGGCCGACATTGAAGAGTCGGATGCCAGCGGCAACTGTGACACCAAAGCAACGCAGGAAAGCATCTCGGAGGCCGACGACAACCACACGAACGCACATTTGGCGTCCTCTAAGCAGCTGGCGCACAGGCAGGAGAGGATCGTACCTCTGACCGCCCCGCAGACTGACTCGGACGAGGATGCTCCACGTAGCCGCAGAGGTGCGAGCGGCGCTGCTGGCAGCCTGAGGCCTGAGCCGCCGCCTCAGAGCACCAAGCCCAGTCTTGCTGCCATGCGGCAGAGACACCTTCAGGAGAGTCTAG CGGAGGCAGGACGGCTGGAAGCACGAGAAGAGCAGACTGAAAGAAAACGTGAGGAAAAAGAGAGGACGCGGGGACCCGAGGGGCAGCGTCCGCTGATCCCCGCCAAG CCTTGTCTTGACCTCGCACGAGACAAAACCTCTCCGGAAAACGCCAAGATCTCTCCCGAAATCTCACCCGTCAGTCGAGAAGGAGCCGATGCCCAGAGGAGTGCGCCTCTTGCGGCGTCTGTCAGTTATGAGGAAGTCACCAGCAGAGAATGGAGAAGCCCGCCAGCACCTGTCGAGCCTGAAATGGATTCCGCTGCAGACGGCGCTCTTGGCAAAG GTAAAAATGAAGACCAGAATGGATTTGCAGCCCCGTCGCGTGGCACGAGAAAGTCCAACTCATTTGACACAG TGCCACGTCATGTCCCCTCAGGCATGGAGCGGGGCAGTCACTGTGATCTGGAAAGGTTTTCCGATGCCAGACTCTGTGTGAAAAAACCTTCTTTCCCCCAGAAGAGAAACAGATCTTTGGACTACCCCGCTGGGACCAGGT GTTCTGCGAGTCCTCACCATGGTAACCACGATGCTCTATGA